In Pseudomonadota bacterium, the DNA window GAATATCGTCATAGACGGAGAGTTCCAGCATTTTCGGATCAATCATAATCAAACGGCATTGTTCGGGTGACATTTGATACAGCAATGACAAAATCATTGTATTGACGGCAACGGATTTACCCGACCCCGTTGTTCCCGCCACCAGCAAATGCGGCATTTTGGCGAGATCGGCAATGACCGGATCGCCGCCGATATTTTTACCCAGCACCAGCGGCAGTTTTGCACCAGTCTTTTCGTATTCCCGCGTCATCAGCAGCTCTTTCAGGAACACGGTTTCGCGTTTTGCATTCGGCAGCTCAATCCCGATGGCGTTTTTCCCCGGAATAACCGCGACGCGTACTGTTGTCGTACTCATGGAACGGGCGATATCATCGGCCAGATTAATCACGCGGGAGGATTTTGTCCCCGGCGCGGGTTCCAGCTCGTATAATGTCACGATCGGCCCCGGATTAACGGCAACCACCTGCCCGTCCACGCCGAAATCATTCAACACGCTTTCCAGCAATTCGGCATTGCGCTGCAAAGCTTCGGGGTTGTGATCCGGATTTTGCGCCGCAGGCGGTTCATCCAGCAGGTCAAGCGTCGGCAATTGCCAGCTTTCCCCGTCATCCCCTGCAAGCGGCAATGCCGGTTGTTTTTCTTTTTCCACACGCACGCTTTTCTGAGCGGGCGCAGCTTTGCGCGGATTGACCACCGGCGGCGATTTCAGCACCGTTTCGATATTGCCGCGCTCCTCCGCTTTCTCCGCACCGCTTTTGACTGCGACACGTTTTGCAGGTTGTTGTGACGTATCAGCCCCGCCCCTATGGCGCAAAGAGGCGATTTTGAACAGCAGAGAAGCTGTTTTCGACACGCCCAGCGCCGCCGCGCCGTAGCCTGTGTAAGCGATCTTATAAAAACCGTACAGCCAGTGCTGCAAGGTCACGCCCAACGCATAGCTGAGAGAAAACACCGCCAGGGTAAAACAGACGGCGGCAATCATCGGGAACAAAGCCGCAATACCGATCCCTTGTAAAAATCCCGTCAAGGCATTCAGCATCACCACACCGACGCTGCCGCCCAGATGCATCCCCATCAACCAGCCGGGGAAGCCCGGAATAGCCGCAAAACCGACCCCCGCCGCCATCACGCCGGTCAGAAAAGCCGTCAGCCGCGACCAACCGCCGGCCAGCGGATAACGCATCAAAACACGCCAGCCTGCGGCAATCATTACCAGCGGAAACAGCATGGATACCAGCCCGAAACATTGCAGGAAGATATCGGACAGATACGCACCGCCGCGCCCCATCAAATTATGTATGGCACCCTCCGTCCCTGCGCTGTTCAGCGACGGATCCGCAGGGTGATAACTGACCAGTGATGCCGTAAACATCAGCCCTGCAACACAGAGTACGACCCCCAGCATATCCACGGCGCGTGCAGACAGGAATGCCCGGAATTTTTCGGGTAAAAAGTCGCTGCGACCTCCCGCTTGTTTTTTTCCGCGCATCAGATAAGTGCGTACCGAGCTGCTCATGGTCAGACCATCCTTGTTCAAACAGGTGAAAAATGCGGCTTCGCTTAGAATGAAACCTTAAAGAGAAATTAGCATTGAACCGCGGGACTCCGCGTCTTTACAGTGTAGCTTTTTCCGCGGCTTTTGGCAAGGACAGGACACCGCCTGTCATCTCCTCACGCACGCCGGTCGTGCCGGGAAAGGAAATCGGCAACCCCAGCATATTGCGCACCGCCATATAGGCAAAGCCTTCGGCCTCCAGCGTGTCGCCATTGGCGCCGATCGACTCGACAGCCTCGACAGAAGCGCCCAGCCTTTGTGACAGCCGTGCCATGATATGCGCATTATGCCGTCCGCCGCCGCAAATCAGCCATTTGCGCGGTGCCTCGGGCAGTAATTCCACAATACGGGCAATACCTTCGACGGTGAATTCCGCCAGTGTCGCCGCACCGTCCTCCAGTGACAGATGTTCCACCACAGACGGGTCGAACGCATCACGGTCCAGCGATTTCGGCGGCGGCATCGAAAAGAAAGGATGTGACAGCAGTTTTTTCAGAGCGGCTTTATCGACTGTGCCCGCAGCGGCCGTTTCACCGTTCTCATCCCGCGCCGCGCCGGTTTTCCGGCGCATCCAGTCATCCAACATGGCATTACCGGGGCCGGTATCGCAGGCCAGCATATTACCGCGCTTGTCAATCCATGTCAGATTGGCCACGCCGCCTATATTTACGAAGGCCACGGGTTTTTCCAGTTTTTTTGCCAGAGCACGGTGATAGACGGGTATCAGCGGCGCCCCCTGCCCGCCTGCCTTCATATCGGCGCTGCGGAAATCATTTACAACTTTCACGCCCGTCATATCCGCCAGCATCTGGCCGTCGCCGATCTGCCATGTGCGCCCTTTATCCGGCTCATGCAAGACGGTCTGACCGTGCATGCCGATGACATGCACTTCCTTAATATCCAGCCCCATTTTCAGCAGCAGATTCTCCAGCGCCAGCGCATGCATCTGCGTCAGTGCCACGCCGACCGCTTCCAGCCTTTCCTTATCCTGACCGCGCAAAACGGTTTTCAGCAAATTGTGGAAATCATCTTCATAAGGGATGAGCGTAAAACCGATCAAACGCGTGAAATCCTGCCCATCCGTGCGAATGGCGGCAACATCCAGCCCGTCCATCGAGGTTCCCGTCATCATACCGACGGCAATATAAGTCTTATCCGGATAGTTTTCATCTTGTGCCATTTTGTGTCACCCCTTCCTTCATAAGATGACACAAAACACGCGGTCGCGACAAGAAAAA includes these proteins:
- a CDS encoding cell division protein FtsK; its protein translation is MSSSVRTYLMRGKKQAGGRSDFLPEKFRAFLSARAVDMLGVVLCVAGLMFTASLVSYHPADPSLNSAGTEGAIHNLMGRGGAYLSDIFLQCFGLVSMLFPLVMIAAGWRVLMRYPLAGGWSRLTAFLTGVMAAGVGFAAIPGFPGWLMGMHLGGSVGVVMLNALTGFLQGIGIAALFPMIAAVCFTLAVFSLSYALGVTLQHWLYGFYKIAYTGYGAAALGVSKTASLLFKIASLRHRGGADTSQQPAKRVAVKSGAEKAEERGNIETVLKSPPVVNPRKAAPAQKSVRVEKEKQPALPLAGDDGESWQLPTLDLLDEPPAAQNPDHNPEALQRNAELLESVLNDFGVDGQVVAVNPGPIVTLYELEPAPGTKSSRVINLADDIARSMSTTTVRVAVIPGKNAIGIELPNAKRETVFLKELLMTREYEKTGAKLPLVLGKNIGGDPVIADLAKMPHLLVAGTTGSGKSVAVNTMILSLLYQMSPEQCRLIMIDPKMLELSVYDDIPHLLTPVVTEPHKAVTALKWAVGEMEDRYRAMSKLGVRNIDGYNQRIKEARQKGEVLTNRVQTGFDHETGKPVFEEQPIPLVELPFIVVIVDEFADLMLVAGKEVEACIQRLAQMARAAGIHLIMATQRPSVDVITGVIKANFPTRISFQVTSKIDSRTILGDGGAEQLLGRGDMLFMPSGEKIIRVHGPFVDDDEVEHVVSFLKEQGEPDYVDSVTVGGEDDMFKGIAAGGGSEYDELYDEAVALIIRERKASTSFVQRHLQIGYNRAARIIEQMEKDGLISAANHVGKREILLEDRENY
- a CDS encoding anhydro-N-acetylmuramic acid kinase; the encoded protein is MAQDENYPDKTYIAVGMMTGTSMDGLDVAAIRTDGQDFTRLIGFTLIPYEDDFHNLLKTVLRGQDKERLEAVGVALTQMHALALENLLLKMGLDIKEVHVIGMHGQTVLHEPDKGRTWQIGDGQMLADMTGVKVVNDFRSADMKAGGQGAPLIPVYHRALAKKLEKPVAFVNIGGVANLTWIDKRGNMLACDTGPGNAMLDDWMRRKTGAARDENGETAAAGTVDKAALKKLLSHPFFSMPPPKSLDRDAFDPSVVEHLSLEDGAATLAEFTVEGIARIVELLPEAPRKWLICGGGRHNAHIMARLSQRLGASVEAVESIGANGDTLEAEGFAYMAVRNMLGLPISFPGTTGVREEMTGGVLSLPKAAEKATL